accgtatacagctACATCTGCATTTCATAGCTTTATTATCAGAGACAAAGCATTCTCTAtcgaaagatttatatttctCAAACTCGAACTCTAGACATGTAGATAAGAATGGAGGAATTTTATCTTCTACAACTCACCTTCAATAATATTTATATAGAGATATGGATccacaatttaaattttatgggtttagTCTTTAAGGTTTTTATCATTGAACATAGTGTATTTTTAAAAGTACACATAGTTGCGTGTTTGTTTTCTTACtccttttgcttcttttttttctttatttctcgtGAAAATAAATAAAGGTCGAGTCTACGGAATTGGAGTACATCCATTCTCCAGTCGTCCAACAGTATTATTCACTAGTGAATCGGTTTCCCAAGAAGACATGGAAGGTATCATCAAAGAATGGATCAAATGTCGCAAGAATGGGACGCAACTCACGTTTTGattcaaaaattattaaaaaataaaagcaagaaaGACAGTCAAGCAGCAATGGAGTCTGCGTCTCAGAAGGAGACTGAGTCTCACTAGGACTAGCTATTTAAATGTTTTAGAGTTGAAGTTAGAGACAAGTTTAATTTAcgaatttgagttattattttgataattggTCGATCAAAATTGGTGTTTGATCAGTTGGTTGGATTGTTATAAATATTAATGTTCGTTTTGTAGTAAATATTTAATTTGGATTATTATATTAGGTATTTGATTCTCTATTAGGTGTTTGGTTGGTTGTTTTATTTAGCGGTGGTGTAATTAAAAATACAGAAGAATTCTActaaatttttttcaaatttgggaCTGATTTGCGACTGATTCGGTCGCAAATTGAGAATTTctgaaaaaatttaattaatttatactcAATATCTACGACTGTTTCGATcggaatatttaattaaaaaataattttattatttaattttccgACTGCATCAGTCAAAAAATTTAAGTGATTGCGATCGAATTGGTCGGTAAATTTTCGACCGATTCGATCGCAAATATTTTGCGGCCACGTGTTTTCCGACCGACCTTTTTCGATCGAAAATTCGTCGGAATAACACGATTTCCGACCGTTTTTCGACCGATGTGACGGTCGGAAATTAGCCATTTTCTAATAGTGATGTTCGTTATGTgtcgaaaattatgggttcagttgGATACTATTTATGGAAACACATCACGTTTAACTTAATGGAATTTATGAACCATTTGTAAATGACAAGCTGCTGGACGGCGGTGTTCAACCTTCTTACGTTCCTACTATAATAATATCCACCATATGAGAATTGAAAACCACACATTTGCTTTGTCTCCTATATATCCATTAGTTTGACATGTAGACCCTTTTTCCGTAATTTTCTTGTTTGGGAGTTAACGGGAGATATTAGGGTATAGGGATTCAAGAAATgagctttcttttgttttccgTTAGGTATTCGACATTCATATTGGAGCTTCGAATAATTTGGATCCATGTCGCGTAAGGTTCATTAAAGAAGAAAATGCTCCCTATAGAATTTTTTTCATACTCAAGACTCGAACCCGAAATAGAAGCGGACCCAGGATTCGGCAGTCGCGGAGACACCATGACattcaatataaatttatcaCTACTCATAAAGATTGGTATGGGTTTCTATATACTAATATCTGAGTATTTCTTGAAGATATTTACAAGTACACATGGAGTTTTTGTCGAAATTTCCGAGTGTCGGTGAGTCCTCTCCCTATTGTATGCTTCTGCCTCTGACCCGAAACCTTTGGTTGAGAATATATGAGCAGCTCAACATTTAGGTAATTCTTTAGCATTTAGCTCAAGAAGTACTGTGAACATTATTCTCCTGGCCACTTAATTAAAACTCgtaaaaaaaaatacatgatTGTAATACATATTACTAATTAGATGATTTTCTTGACATATACATCAAATTGTTCTTGAGTTTGGGCCACTATCCAGCCCTAGTATACTCGGTCCGTCTTCTTCGCACTAACTTGGGCTATAAGGCCCAACTAATACATTGTCCGAAAATAatccaaaaaccaaaataaaatccaaaatattacaaaaatatgATATTCTTCGGATGGTCTTTAACTTTAACCTTCGCTTGTCCCATAGACAGAACTTCAATGTTAAAAATTAGAAGTGTTACCCCTGAATCATCAGGATAGGCTGCCTACATCATACATCTTGGGGTGCGACTCTTTTCCGAACTTTGCGTGACCACGAAATATTTTATACACTAAATTATCTTTTTTACGAGGCAAACAAAGCACAACACTTGTTAAATTTGAGTGCTATTCAAAACCATCCAATTTGAGGGCTATTTGTATACTTCACTTAATAAAATCAATAGCTTTTGAAACTAGTCCTCAAAAGTGCAATGAAACAAATATAATCATTTCAATGACCAACTTAGCTAAGCTGATAGAAAACATAATAAGTGCACTGCCAATTAATTTTTTGGCCACCtctataagaaaatattaatgttaTTTAATAATTTCTCTCAATAAAATGACCATTACAAAAAGTAAcaccaaatacaccaaaaattCATGCATGTTTCTCTTTCTCATGACATCAACGATTATAGAACTAttataaaatgaaaaacaaatgctttgattttcttttcacaAAATTTCTGGTTAAAAAAAGTAAGTTTAATAAGAAAATTTTCCATTAAAGTGAAAAATGGGGCCTCCTTTGAATGTATTTTTTGAATTAATGTTTTGAAAACTTAAATAGATAGGGCCAATCACAACCACTAACAAAAACAACCTTTCCCCCACATATATTGATATGTTTCAATTTTGGAATTTGATCATtacttctttcattttcatttacaCTTCAAGCCACTCTTCTTGTCCCCCAAAAATCATAATTAATTCACTAAACCCCAGTTTGGTTTAGTTTCCCAAGCCACTCTTCAATTATATTTCTAGTCTAGGTGTATATATAAAAACTCTCATAGTAAGAAGTTTTGTTCTACGAGTTTGTGTACTCTATAGGCTTTTCCAATGGCTAGAGTTTACCCTCAAAcatcaacttcttcttctttttcttcaacaaATTCATACATGACTATGAGAAAAGAAACATTCACTTTATGGATGAAATCTTTGGTCTACCATGGAAATGGCTGCACTGTTTTCGACTCAAAAGGCCATATTATTTATAGGATTGACAATTACAACAGAAAATGTAGCAAAGAAGTCTATCTCATGGATTTACAAGGCAAAGTTCTCTTCTCCATACGACAAAaggtaaaagaagaaaaatcaacatcCTATTTCATCTAACATGAGTATTGGAGTCACTGGTGGATCCAAAATTTAGATGATGTTGGTTCAAAAATACATATTTAACTCTATCTATATTTGTTTTGGCACATATATGTATTTGATATGTGATcgataggtcacgggttcgagcagCGGATTTAGGGGGCAGAAGAGGTTTCACCCGAACCTCTTTCGCCGGAAAATTGCATTGTACATATAAGAAAAAATTCTGATTTATGCTTctatatataatattttgaatCCCTTTGACACAACTCAAAAGTATGGCTgagtggtcaagggggttcaaaccCCTTTGAGGTCGGTGATTCAATTCCCAACGGCCATAGTCTCTTTTAATTtcttaactttttcttttttgtaccCCTTAACGAAATCATGCATCTGCCACTGGTTCGAACTGTGAAATCACCTATTGGCGCATGTGTTAGGGTAGACGACATAAGTCACACCCTTCCCATGCGGTTCTTCCTGGACCCTGCGTAAACACGGAATACTTCGTGTACTGGAGTGCCTTTTTATATATAGGGTCTGATGCAAAAGCAATATTAATGATTCTAACTCGCGAACATTATTGGATCCGCCCCTGCATGCAAAATCTTGACATTATTAAGCTAGTAATTTATAATCTGTGTTTATACTTAAGTTTTCTATTGTTTTTTTGCAGAAACTTCAAGTTTTTGGACATTGGAATGGCTATAAATGGAGCAATGATAATTTGATTGAGATACCTTGGTTCCAAGTAAAGAGAAATGGTTATTTCCTATGGGGAGATTACTTAAACTATGATGTTACTTTATTAGGATTTGATGAAGCTGAAACAAACTGCTATAAGATTGTAGGTTTACAAGGCAAATCAGAATTCAAGATTGTCAGCAGAGAAAACAAACTTATTGCCGAGGTTTGTCACTATCTCGTTGTTTTACAAGAGTTTAAGTTCTATATACTGATTcagtaaaaaatatttacacatgCATTTAGATAACTTACAAGATATTAATTAACTAAAGATAAATTTGTATGATAAGTATTATTAAGTAGTACAATGataaaaatattaactaacatactatcatgggtaaaacTACActataataacaacaatattattatcattttggATTCTCATTTTTCATAAACTTATCTAAAACCAATATTatgtaaaattaaaaataaaataaaaaagtatatAGTAGAAGTTTATGAATCTCTGGTAGAATATGTTAAACTGAATCTCTGGTAGAATATGTTAAACTGAACTGATAATGTAAAAACTACCTTATATTGTCAATATTTTTTAATTAGTGAGGTGTTGGTATCATAGTGGTTTTCTTCTTGTCAAAGCAGTATATATGCTTCAAAATTTCCTGATTATTAAATAATACTCCATTATAGCTATGGATTTTTCGTTTAATTGGAATTGATTTTAACAAAATCAGTAATTGGGTTTATGCAGGTAAAACAAAAACAATCATCTTGTGGAGTTCAATTTGGAGATGATGTGTTAAGTTTGGTGGTAGAACCTAATGTTGATCATTCATTAGTAATGGCTCTTGTGACTgtttatggcttgatacaacaaAGACTATGAGTgttcctttttattttcattttcagttttttatttttatacgaAAATTGCCACGCAACGGGATTTTAAATTAGTCGAGTTAGTGAGTTTCAGATATCGACAGAAATAAGATAGAAATTTTTTGGCAAGTTTTCATAGGCTAGAAGAGCACTTTGTACCTCAAAATGTTTTGTTTCAGAGTGATAGTTGAGATAGTTTAAAGTGTACAAATATACCCAAAAACATAGATAGTTTAAAGTGCACAAATGTATTATCGAGCTAATGTACAATCGAGTAATATCATTTCAAGAAATTATCATACATATATTTACTTTGTCAtcctgagccgagagtctatcgaaaacagcATTTCTACCTTAACAAGGTAGGGGTAACGATACGTATACATTACCTTCCCCAAACTCCACTTGTAGAATTACGCTGagcttattgttgttgtatatttactCTGTCAACATTTGTGTCGAATGCTTAAGCGGATTTTTATTTAATTGATTCTTCTCaattagattttttttaataaaaactttTTTAATGAGGTATTAAATTCTGGATTGAATCCGAAAGAAATGTTTATATTAGAGAATTCAGCTTATTCTTAATAGCACGACACCATAACTGAATGGTGGATTTCAATGATGATTGGCAAAGTATAGTTCTTTTTCATTTGAAAGGAAAATGTGTAACCCAAATTTTGagtttgaaatatatatataacacaaacAAGTATCTAACCATATTTAGAaagaattgtttttaaaaaaaagacaGTTCAGAGTACAAAGTATCTCGCATTCATGCAGGGTTCGGGAAAAGCTCGACCCCTAGAGATGTGACATAGATAACCTATCTTAATGCAAGTAGTGGCTACTTTTATGGTTCGAACCCGTAACCTATATTTGATTCTAAAAAATAATGAGTGCGACAATCTCTGTACTATTTTAAATCTAAAGAAAGTATTCTCCTTTTCAAACGTTAATTCAAGGGCTTATGCTTGTAACATCTTATGTGTATTTACTTTTTGTCCAAGTACCTACATTTAATGTTATGGTagttgggatgtaaactcacatTTCTACTTGATTAGATTGTCTCAGTTGAAGTCACAATTCATGCATTTCATAATAGTGATGATACCATAGTTAGCTCAATAATAATTCAGGCATGGCTAAAGAATATCGGTTGATATAGAATTATGTTGGCAGGGGCGTACACGAGAATTTTATAAGCGGTGTCAAAATTTATAAAAGAACGGGAATAATAACTTTAATTATCATACTTCGAAACAAGAAATAACTTTAGTCTATGGATTTTGTTGGTTCTTAAGTTAGAAAAA
This DNA window, taken from Nicotiana tabacum cultivar K326 chromosome 15, ASM71507v2, whole genome shotgun sequence, encodes the following:
- the LOC107788564 gene encoding protein LURP-one-related 11-like, with the translated sequence MARVYPQTSTSSSFSSTNSYMTMRKETFTLWMKSLVYHGNGCTVFDSKGHIIYRIDNYNRKCSKEVYLMDLQGKVLFSIRQKKLQVFGHWNGYKWSNDNLIEIPWFQVKRNGYFLWGDYLNYDVTLLGFDEAETNCYKIVGLQGKSEFKIVSRENKLIAEVKQKQSSCGVQFGDDVLSLVVEPNVDHSLVMALVTVYGLIQQRL